The Polyangiaceae bacterium genome includes a region encoding these proteins:
- a CDS encoding serine/threonine protein kinase, with product MTVPSSATFAGDVGAGHVLGRYELLLPIASGGMAMVWAARLKGTRGFQKIVAVKTMLPKLSEDAQFEQMFLDEASLASQVRHPHVVETLDLGEQDGVLFMVMEWIDGIPLHQLMKEAKQSGGIPLPVAVRIVMQACAGLHAAHELRDAKGQLVGLVHRDVSPQNILVTYDGVAKVVDFGVAKATAHGDGSTSAGQVKGKVAYMAPEQIKAKTIDRRVDVFAMGVVLYLLTTGKHPFRQENEAATLYRICDPKPAVNPHRLVPTYPMMLERVVMQALAKDPAKRYPTANDFARALDQALPRNLRASTDEEAASFVRSLFGERREQQARALAAALETADKRAAAAPVPGQTLRELLDSQPPPSMQTAGSGVSGVSASTTTAELSGVSGIARPPSMPDSVEPTGSRALAPTPGEGIELTPAELPKKSRWPLFAGASVVAVALLGGLVFLLTRKPEAPAAEPAAAPTEQPTAASPAPEPSVVATAEPVASAEPAPAATAEAEPTTSKRPRNTGSAVAPKAAPTAKPAPTTKPTTGWKHDPGF from the coding sequence GTGACGGTCCCCAGCAGCGCAACCTTCGCCGGTGACGTCGGCGCGGGACACGTGCTGGGCCGCTACGAGCTGCTCTTGCCCATCGCCAGCGGCGGCATGGCCATGGTCTGGGCCGCGCGGCTCAAGGGAACGCGCGGCTTCCAGAAGATCGTCGCGGTCAAGACCATGCTGCCCAAGCTGAGCGAGGACGCCCAGTTCGAGCAGATGTTCCTCGACGAGGCGTCGCTCGCCTCTCAGGTCCGACACCCCCACGTGGTGGAGACGCTGGACCTCGGCGAGCAGGACGGCGTGCTCTTCATGGTGATGGAGTGGATCGACGGGATCCCGCTCCACCAACTGATGAAGGAGGCGAAGCAGTCCGGCGGGATTCCGCTGCCGGTCGCCGTCCGCATCGTGATGCAAGCCTGCGCCGGGTTGCACGCCGCGCACGAGCTGCGCGATGCGAAGGGGCAGCTGGTCGGCCTGGTGCACCGCGACGTGTCGCCGCAGAACATCCTGGTCACCTACGACGGCGTGGCCAAGGTCGTGGACTTCGGCGTGGCAAAGGCCACGGCCCACGGCGATGGCTCCACCAGCGCGGGTCAGGTCAAAGGCAAGGTCGCCTACATGGCGCCCGAGCAGATCAAGGCCAAGACCATCGATCGTCGCGTGGACGTGTTCGCGATGGGCGTGGTGCTCTACCTGCTCACGACTGGCAAGCACCCGTTCCGGCAGGAGAACGAGGCGGCCACGCTGTACCGGATCTGCGATCCCAAGCCGGCGGTGAACCCGCATCGGCTGGTCCCCACCTACCCGATGATGCTCGAGCGCGTGGTGATGCAGGCGCTGGCGAAGGATCCAGCCAAGCGCTACCCGACCGCCAACGACTTCGCGCGCGCCCTCGACCAGGCGTTGCCGCGCAACCTGCGGGCGAGCACCGACGAGGAGGCGGCCTCGTTCGTGCGCAGCCTGTTCGGCGAGCGCCGCGAGCAGCAGGCACGCGCGCTCGCCGCCGCGCTCGAGACCGCCGACAAACGCGCCGCCGCCGCCCCAGTCCCCGGGCAGACGCTGCGCGAGCTGCTCGACTCTCAGCCCCCGCCGTCCATGCAGACCGCCGGCAGCGGCGTCTCCGGCGTGTCCGCTTCCACGACGACGGCGGAGCTGAGCGGCGTCAGCGGCATCGCGAGGCCGCCGTCGATGCCGGATTCGGTCGAGCCGACAGGCTCGCGCGCCCTGGCCCCCACCCCCGGCGAGGGGATCGAGCTCACCCCGGCCGAGCTGCCGAAGAAGAGCCGATGGCCGCTGTTCGCGGGCGCGAGCGTGGTGGCCGTCGCGCTGTTGGGCGGGCTCGTGTTCTTGCTGACGCGCAAGCCGGAGGCGCCGGCAGCAGAGCCTGCGGCGGCTCCCACCGAGCAACCCACCGCCGCGTCGCCGGCACCCGAACCCAGCGTCGTCGCCACCGCCGAGCCGGTCGCGAGCGCCGAGCCCGCGCCCGCCGCGACCGCGGAGGCCGAGCCGACGACGAGCAAACGCCCGCGCAACACCGGCAGCGCCGTCGCACCGAAGGCCGCGCCCACGGCCAAGCCTGCGCCCACGACCAAGCCCACGACCGGCTGGAAGCACGATCCGGGATTCTAG
- a CDS encoding serine/threonine protein kinase, whose product MPARAIMPGESDPTTRDRPAAADAAPTVALTPGASASSTTPELLPATTGGSLRTAEATLILAREEATRTRALLRLVGPLSALGLAALLVPAKEAPFRGTAAAVFAATLAVTLWLLLRFRNLERFDPRLALLHAMFCVASVLTAALYVGIFSPTIMGGCVGVYFFALSDSKLGAWLVYATLAGGYAVLAALGIAGLLPLDRAIVGIESPDLRGLVALTLMAEIFLALTFGMARKSRQATREAFERLERAAMQIRQREALLDEARADLDAARAANLGRFSDRTVGDYAVGEIIGRGAMGEVYRAEQLSAKRAVALKFLNPAVLGDAEMLERFFREAKVASALRSPHVVEVLGMGRAEDGSPFIAMELLRGMDLAERLREQKRLELSEVIEILAQVGEALAAADRAGIVHRDIKPQNLFLVDDSPRRLWKVLDFGVSKVRELTSQLTQGAIIGTPSYMSPEQARGLDVDHRSDVFSLGVIAYRCLTGRPAFTAPDSVLTVYNVVHVQPSAPTDVAPHLGADVERVLALGLAKDRERRFSSASMLAAALADAARDRLDARLRADADALIATEPWGSEVGTPRR is encoded by the coding sequence ATGCCCGCTCGGGCGATCATGCCAGGCGAGAGCGACCCCACGACGCGGGACCGGCCCGCCGCCGCCGACGCGGCGCCCACCGTCGCGCTCACGCCCGGGGCCTCCGCCAGCAGCACCACGCCGGAGCTCTTGCCGGCCACCACCGGCGGCTCGCTGCGCACTGCCGAGGCCACGCTGATCCTGGCTCGCGAAGAGGCCACCCGGACCCGCGCGCTCCTGCGCCTGGTCGGCCCGCTCTCCGCCCTGGGTCTGGCCGCGCTCTTGGTGCCGGCGAAGGAGGCGCCGTTTCGCGGCACCGCGGCGGCGGTGTTCGCAGCCACGCTCGCGGTCACGCTCTGGCTCTTGCTGCGCTTCCGAAACCTGGAGCGCTTCGATCCGCGGCTGGCGCTCCTGCACGCGATGTTCTGCGTGGCCTCGGTGCTCACCGCCGCGCTCTATGTCGGCATCTTCTCTCCCACCATCATGGGCGGCTGCGTGGGAGTCTACTTCTTCGCACTGAGCGACTCGAAGCTCGGCGCCTGGCTGGTCTACGCCACGCTCGCGGGCGGCTACGCCGTGCTCGCCGCCCTGGGCATCGCCGGGCTGCTCCCCCTCGACCGCGCCATCGTCGGCATCGAGAGTCCTGACCTGCGCGGGCTCGTCGCGCTCACGCTGATGGCGGAGATCTTCCTCGCGCTCACCTTCGGGATGGCCCGCAAGAGCCGGCAGGCCACCCGCGAGGCGTTCGAGCGGCTGGAGCGCGCGGCCATGCAGATCCGCCAGCGCGAGGCGCTGCTCGACGAAGCCCGGGCAGATCTCGACGCCGCTCGCGCCGCGAACCTCGGACGCTTCAGCGATCGCACCGTGGGCGACTACGCAGTCGGCGAGATCATCGGCCGCGGCGCCATGGGCGAGGTGTACCGAGCAGAGCAACTGTCCGCCAAGCGCGCCGTCGCGCTCAAGTTCCTGAACCCTGCGGTGCTCGGCGACGCCGAGATGCTCGAGCGCTTCTTCCGCGAGGCGAAGGTCGCGTCGGCGCTCCGGTCGCCGCACGTCGTCGAGGTGCTGGGGATGGGGCGCGCCGAGGACGGTTCGCCCTTCATCGCCATGGAGCTCCTGCGGGGCATGGACCTGGCCGAGCGCCTGCGCGAGCAGAAGCGCCTGGAGCTGTCGGAGGTGATCGAAATCCTGGCGCAGGTGGGCGAGGCGCTCGCCGCCGCCGATCGCGCCGGCATCGTGCACCGCGACATCAAGCCGCAGAACCTGTTCTTGGTGGACGACTCCCCGCGCCGGCTGTGGAAGGTGCTGGACTTCGGCGTGTCCAAGGTGCGCGAGCTGACCAGTCAGCTGACCCAGGGCGCCATCATCGGCACGCCGAGCTACATGTCCCCGGAGCAGGCGCGCGGGCTCGACGTCGATCACCGCAGCGACGTGTTCTCGCTCGGCGTGATCGCGTATCGCTGCCTGACCGGGCGCCCCGCGTTCACCGCGCCGGACAGCGTGCTCACCGTCTACAACGTGGTGCACGTGCAGCCGAGCGCTCCCACGGACGTCGCGCCGCACCTGGGCGCTGACGTGGAGCGAGTCCTGGCGCTCGGCCTGGCCAAGGACCGAGAGCGGCGCTTCTCCAGCGCGAGCATGCTCGCGGCCGCCCTGGCGGACGCGGCACGGGATCGCCTGGACGCTCGGCTGCGCGCCGACGCCGACGCGCTGATCGCCACCGAGCCCTGGGGCAGCGAGGTCGGCACGCCCCGACGCTGA
- a CDS encoding aldo/keto reductase, producing the protein MEYRFLGKTGVRISKLVFGTMSFGGDADEATSAALFGRCRDAGINFFDCADVYAKGRSEEILGKLVAGCRDEVVISTKAYFPTSADQNARGSSRLHLAHAVEASLRRLGTDRVDVFFLHRFDDVTALEETLHALETLVRQGKILYPAVSNFSAWQTAKALGVATCAGWAPVVASQPMYNLLKRQAEVEILPHARAEGLGVLTYSPLAGGLLSGKYGVGKAPERGRLQENAMYKTRYGAPSNLEIADAFTALAAELGHHPATLAIAWVAAQPGVTAPLIGARNLEQLEPCLAAAELALDAELLSRIGALSPEPPPATDRNEEKSANNYGSR; encoded by the coding sequence ATGGAGTACCGATTCTTGGGCAAGACGGGCGTCCGGATCTCGAAGCTCGTGTTCGGGACCATGTCCTTCGGCGGCGACGCCGACGAGGCGACGAGCGCGGCGTTGTTCGGACGCTGCCGGGACGCCGGGATCAACTTCTTCGACTGCGCCGACGTGTATGCGAAGGGCCGCTCCGAGGAGATCTTGGGCAAGCTGGTCGCGGGCTGCCGCGACGAGGTGGTGATCTCGACCAAGGCGTACTTCCCGACCAGCGCCGACCAGAACGCCCGCGGCTCGTCGCGTCTGCACCTGGCGCACGCCGTGGAGGCGAGCCTCCGGCGTCTCGGCACGGACCGCGTGGACGTGTTCTTTCTACATCGCTTCGACGACGTGACCGCGCTCGAAGAGACGCTGCACGCGCTCGAGACCTTGGTCCGGCAGGGCAAGATCCTCTACCCGGCGGTCAGCAACTTCTCCGCCTGGCAGACGGCGAAAGCGCTGGGCGTGGCGACGTGCGCGGGGTGGGCGCCGGTGGTGGCCTCGCAGCCGATGTACAACCTCCTGAAGCGCCAGGCCGAGGTGGAGATCCTGCCTCACGCGCGCGCCGAAGGCCTGGGCGTGCTCACGTACAGCCCCCTGGCTGGTGGCCTGCTCAGCGGAAAATACGGCGTGGGCAAGGCACCGGAGCGCGGTCGCTTGCAGGAGAATGCGATGTACAAGACGCGCTACGGTGCGCCGTCGAACCTCGAGATCGCGGACGCCTTCACGGCGCTCGCGGCGGAGCTCGGCCATCACCCGGCGACGCTGGCCATCGCCTGGGTGGCGGCGCAACCCGGCGTGACCGCGCCGCTGATCGGCGCGCGGAACCTCGAGCAGCTCGAGCCCTGCCTGGCCGCGGCGGAGCTCGCGCTCGATGCGGAGCTCCTCTCCCGCATCGGCGCGCTCTCCCCCGAGCCGCCCCCGGCCACGGATCGCAACGAAGAGAAGTCCGCGAACAACTACGGCAGTCGCTGA
- a CDS encoding hsp70 family protein, with product MRELCVGIDLGTTHGVVAWAKREAGAEVEVFPIPQLVTMGQRQARALLPSFLYAPLPGELAEDPFGDAPWAIGEVARRRGREVPGRVVSSAKSWLCHAAVDRTAAILPWGASDEDGELPRLSPVEASTRLLAHIRRVWDQAHPGRPLAEQEVVLTVPASFDQTARLLTVQAARDAGLTPRLLEEPQAAFYDAMAHLGLQRLGELSGPAGEPALILICDVGGGTTDLTLIRVSRDAAGALAVERVAVGRHLLLGGDNMDLALAHLCESRLVAPPAHLDARRFAELVLACRAAKETLLAPGAGECAAIALAGSGSALVGSTLRTELEKDEVNRVVLEGFFPPCSRTDSPKRGRSGLRAFGLPYEHDAAITRHLAAFVASHAPAETPIRAVLFNGGVFRAERTAERVLEVVRSWGEPSCERLPERDPDLAVARGAVAYGLALAGHGLLIGGGSAQGFYVGIEGAEKRAVCVVPRGAREGERHVAAGLPLALRVGRPVRFELFAADHAVHAPGEIVRLDDERFSLLSPVASSFDAEGSGDEVQVALVGELSPVGTLELSCIERDEQQPRRFALAFELRARATSNEARVSERPRPSVRPASARFDEARTAIERVFGKAASAVKEREVKDLWRELTRILGERNTWGGELCRALYDVVAPLAKARRRSLDHERVFWMLVGYCLRPGYGHPLDPGRIRALSPLFEQGLVFQEEARGWQQFWIAWRRVAGGLAENLQTHIRDRVDPFLAPAGHAGKKPKGMKPQALDEMLELASSLERVAPERRAKLGEWLIERTWTEQNPRLWAAIGRLGARAPAYASVHHAVATRVAESWLDHLLREKWSEVPTAPRAAMLLARATGDRTRDVSGELRERVAQALEKVNADSDWVRAVREVLPVEDRERAEFFGEELPAGLRLVV from the coding sequence ATGCGCGAGCTGTGCGTCGGCATCGATCTCGGCACGACCCACGGCGTCGTCGCCTGGGCGAAGCGCGAGGCCGGCGCGGAGGTCGAGGTCTTCCCCATCCCGCAGCTCGTGACGATGGGTCAACGCCAGGCCCGCGCGCTCTTGCCGTCGTTCTTGTACGCGCCGCTGCCCGGAGAGCTTGCGGAAGATCCGTTCGGCGACGCGCCCTGGGCCATCGGCGAGGTCGCGCGCCGGCGCGGGCGCGAGGTGCCGGGGCGGGTGGTGTCGTCGGCCAAGAGCTGGCTGTGTCACGCGGCCGTCGATCGCACCGCCGCCATCCTGCCGTGGGGCGCCTCCGACGAGGACGGCGAGCTGCCTCGGCTGTCTCCGGTGGAGGCCAGCACGCGACTCTTGGCGCACATCCGGCGCGTCTGGGACCAGGCACACCCGGGGCGGCCCTTGGCCGAGCAAGAGGTCGTGCTGACGGTGCCCGCTTCGTTCGATCAGACCGCGCGCCTGCTCACGGTGCAGGCCGCGCGAGACGCCGGGCTCACGCCACGACTGCTCGAAGAGCCCCAGGCGGCGTTCTACGACGCCATGGCGCACCTCGGCTTGCAGCGCCTCGGGGAGCTCTCGGGGCCGGCGGGCGAGCCTGCGCTGATCTTGATCTGCGACGTCGGCGGCGGCACCACGGACCTGACGCTGATCCGCGTGAGCCGCGACGCCGCTGGAGCGCTGGCCGTGGAACGCGTCGCGGTGGGACGCCACCTCCTGCTCGGCGGCGACAACATGGATCTCGCGCTGGCTCACCTGTGCGAGTCGCGCTTGGTGGCGCCGCCCGCACATCTGGACGCGCGGCGCTTCGCCGAGCTCGTCTTGGCTTGCCGCGCCGCGAAGGAGACGCTGCTCGCGCCGGGCGCCGGCGAGTGCGCCGCCATCGCGCTGGCCGGGTCCGGCTCCGCGCTGGTCGGCAGCACGCTCCGGACCGAGCTGGAGAAGGACGAGGTGAACCGCGTCGTGCTCGAGGGCTTCTTCCCGCCTTGCTCCCGCACCGACTCGCCGAAGCGCGGTCGCTCGGGGCTTCGGGCCTTCGGCCTGCCCTACGAGCACGACGCTGCCATCACCCGACACCTGGCCGCGTTCGTGGCGAGCCACGCGCCCGCCGAGACCCCCATCCGCGCCGTGCTCTTCAACGGCGGCGTGTTCCGCGCCGAGCGCACCGCCGAGCGCGTGCTCGAGGTGGTGCGCTCTTGGGGCGAGCCGAGCTGCGAGCGACTGCCGGAGCGCGATCCGGACTTGGCGGTGGCGCGCGGCGCGGTGGCGTACGGGCTGGCCCTGGCCGGACACGGCCTCTTGATCGGCGGCGGCTCGGCGCAGGGTTTCTACGTCGGCATCGAGGGCGCCGAGAAGCGCGCTGTTTGCGTGGTGCCCCGAGGCGCCCGCGAGGGGGAGCGGCACGTGGCAGCCGGGCTGCCGCTCGCGCTGCGCGTGGGCCGGCCGGTGCGCTTCGAGCTCTTCGCGGCGGATCACGCCGTTCACGCGCCGGGAGAGATCGTGCGCCTCGACGACGAGCGCTTCTCGCTGCTCTCGCCGGTCGCGTCGAGCTTCGACGCCGAGGGCAGCGGCGACGAGGTCCAGGTCGCGCTGGTCGGAGAGCTCTCGCCCGTGGGCACACTCGAGCTTTCGTGCATCGAGCGCGACGAGCAGCAGCCGCGTCGGTTCGCGTTGGCCTTCGAGCTGCGTGCGCGCGCCACGAGCAACGAGGCGCGCGTCTCCGAGCGACCACGACCGAGCGTGCGCCCCGCGAGCGCGCGCTTCGACGAGGCGCGCACGGCCATCGAGCGCGTGTTCGGCAAGGCGGCGTCCGCCGTCAAGGAGCGCGAGGTCAAGGATCTCTGGCGCGAGCTCACGCGGATCCTGGGCGAGCGCAACACCTGGGGCGGCGAGCTGTGCCGCGCGCTCTACGACGTGGTCGCGCCGCTCGCCAAGGCGCGGCGTCGCTCGCTCGACCACGAGCGCGTGTTCTGGATGCTGGTGGGCTACTGCCTGCGCCCCGGGTACGGTCACCCGCTCGATCCCGGTCGCATTCGCGCGCTCTCGCCGCTGTTCGAACAGGGTCTGGTGTTCCAGGAGGAAGCCCGCGGCTGGCAGCAGTTCTGGATCGCCTGGCGGCGCGTCGCTGGCGGGCTCGCCGAGAACCTGCAGACGCACATCCGCGATCGTGTCGATCCGTTCCTGGCACCTGCAGGTCACGCCGGGAAGAAGCCGAAAGGGATGAAGCCCCAGGCACTCGACGAGATGCTGGAGCTCGCTTCGTCCCTCGAACGCGTCGCGCCGGAGCGGCGCGCCAAGCTCGGTGAGTGGCTGATCGAGCGCACCTGGACCGAGCAGAACCCGCGGCTCTGGGCCGCCATCGGGCGTCTGGGCGCGCGCGCGCCGGCCTATGCCAGCGTGCACCACGCCGTCGCGACGCGCGTCGCGGAGAGCTGGCTCGATCATTTGCTGCGCGAGAAATGGAGCGAGGTCCCGACCGCGCCCCGAGCGGCGATGCTCTTGGCCCGCGCGACGGGCGACCGCACGCGCGACGTCAGCGGCGAGCTCCGCGAGCGCGTGGCGCAGGCACTCGAAAAGGTGAACGCAGATTCAGACTGGGTCCGGGCGGTACGCGAGGTGCTTCCGGTGGAAGACCGCGAGCGCGCGGAGTTCTTCGGTGAGGAGCTCCCGGCTGGGCTTCGGCTGGTGGTCTGA